One genomic region from Salvia hispanica cultivar TCC Black 2014 chromosome 2, UniMelb_Shisp_WGS_1.0, whole genome shotgun sequence encodes:
- the LOC125203979 gene encoding uncharacterized protein LOC125203979: protein MSYESGSGKEGKDMITYQRRKRRKKAGLSDLPRSVLESFSEGGDLSEGNLLQLTGKSDDTSGNGDSEVLNVASTKTDADELSQVASSSGACCKDFPVHLGIKDQCLSTHSTTKSDDNMIVSNHPEEPHEKAKEIVSVVDGDPLASHDDLSLDDTQAVTREIIHVQDDRAFAGYMKKKLLVLDLNGLLVDISSYIPYSYDPDNIIMKKAVFRRPHCADFLNFCFQKFNVGFWTSRTKRNMEPLLDFLLGYNKTRLLFHWDQSHCTDTGYYTAEKKNKPLLLKKLRKLWDKCEPGLPWERGVYNESNTLLLDDTPYKALTNPRYTPVFPYSYRFRDVRDNSLGSGGDLRVYLEGLAEAENVQEYVKQNPFGQRPITEKNLSWGYYRKVIAANSTPPRETDIGSHQS from the exons ATGTCATATGAGTCTGGCTCAGGGAAAGAAGGCAAGGATATGATTACTTATCAACGGAGGAAAAGACGGAAGAAGGCGGGCCTGTCTGATCTTCCAAGGAGTGTTCTAGAATCTTTCAGTGAAGGGGGTGATTTATCTGAGGGAAATTTGCTCCAACTTACAGGAAAGTCAGATGATACAAGTGGAAATGGTGATAGTGAAGTGCTTAATGTAGCATCTACGAAGACGGATGCAGATGAACTCTCACAAGTAGCTTCTAGTAGCGGTGCATGTTGCAAAGATTTTCCTGTTCATCTGGGCATCAAGGATCAGTGCCTATCTACACATTCAACGACAAAAAGTGATGATAATATGATAGTAAGCAATCACCCGGAAGAACCCCATGAGAAGGCCAAGGAAATTGTTAGTGTGGTTGATGGTGATCCGTTGGCATCACATGATGATCTCTCGCTGGATGATACACAAGCTGTTACCCGTGAAATCATTCATGTTCAAGATGATAGAGCTTTTGCTGGCTACATGAAGAAAAAGCTTCTCGTTCTTGATTTGAATGGGTTGCTTGTTGATATATCCTCATACATACCTTACAGTTATGATCCAGATAATATCATAATGAAAAAAGCAG TATTTAGGAGGCCGCACTGTGCTGATTTTCTGAACTTCTGCTTTCAAAAGTTCAACGTGGGTTTTTGGACTTCAAGAACCAA AAGAAATATGGAGCCACTTCTAGATTTTCTTTTGGGGTATAATAAGACGAGGCTGCTTTTTCATTGG GATCAATCGCATTGCACTGATACGGGTTATTATACTGCGGAGAAAAAAAACAAGCCTCTTCTCTTGAAGAAACTTAGAAAGTTATGGGATAAATGTGAGCCGGGTCTCCCATGGGAGAGGGGAGTGTATAACGAATCAAATACGCTTTTATTAGATGATACTCCCTACAAGGCTTTAACGAACCCT AGATACACTCCAGTCTTTCCCTACTCGTACCGGTTCAGAGATGTAAGGGACAATTCATTAG GATCGGGAGGTGATCTCCGTGTTTACTTGGAGGGGTTGGCCGAAGCAGAAAATGTTCAAGAATACGTGAAGCAAAACCCATTCGGCCAGAGGCCCATAACGGAGAAAAATCTTTCCTGGGGCTACTATCGCAAGGTTATCGCTGCAAACTCCACACCACCCCGAGAAACAGACATTGGCAGCCATCAATCATGA